The following proteins come from a genomic window of Flavobacterium eburneipallidum:
- a CDS encoding DUF4175 family protein: protein MEHSKFIYQKLELFIKKFYTNELIRGMIFFVGLGLLYFLFTLFVEYFLWLKPMGRTLLFLTFIFVEIFLLFRFILFPIFKLFKLQKGIDYKEASAIIGNHFTEVSDKLTNFLQLSNDENQSELLLASIEQKANSLQPIPFGNAINFNTNRKYLPLAILPILFFVFFYVSGNSKIISQSLNRVVHFRDQFLPPAPFEFVMLNSNLQTEQNKDFIIRIKTEGKIVPENAMIFIGDESYFMETTKPGEFQYRIEKPLSNVLFHVEANAVSSSDYELNMVTVPSIANFEMILNFPYYLKKKQEIIKGNGNAILPEGTRVTWRINTLATQNVVWKDLTSNLTFAKSENNFTLSKQISQNTEYQILTSNAKVKNYEKLNYQISVIKDQFPTINVNNAPDSLKIDKNYVLGQISDDYGLSRLQVVYYPKNKPELVKRGTIAVKSNLYDQFIFAFPGSLPVEQGVSYEYYFEVFDNDAIHNFKSTKSSVFSNRIATDDEKEDQQFQQQNESINGLEKSLKNQDKQISEMDKLQKSGKEKDNLEFKDQQKINDFIKRQNQQDKMMKEFAEKMKENLDKSKTEKKDEFKEVLQKRLENVDKDLEKNKKLLDELKELNEKIQQEDLMEKMDKFKQTAKNQSKSLEQLVELTKKYYVQKKAEQLKDKLDKLADKQEDLSNQDKENTKENQDEINKEFDKVQEDLKELDKENKELKKPLDISTDPAKEKSIDEDLKKASDELQKKSKSSAKPRQKSAAKKMKQMSQKMEQSMEGGEMEQLEEDIAMLRQVLDNLLAFSFSQEDLMGKFKGYKIGSPAFNKALKNQQDLKLQFKHIDDSLFAMSLRNPKIGENITKEIGNAHYNLDKSLETLADAQVAKGVSHQQYTVSSANKLADFLTDVLNNMQMQMSGSMGGGKPKKGQGEGMQLPDIIKKQEGLGEKMKEGMKKGQKPGQKQGNEGEKGKDGKSGKQGGGSNGEDGEDGEGDAKVIMEIYKEQKQLREALQNELEKKGLGGNGQNALEQMKQIEKQLLNKGFKNDVLQRILNVKQELLKLNTAIQQQGQENKRQAEINKKEFSNQAKPLPSALLDYLNSIEILNRQSLPLRSIFNQKVQEYFNKK, encoded by the coding sequence TTGGAACATTCAAAATTCATATACCAAAAGCTGGAACTTTTCATCAAGAAGTTTTACACCAACGAACTGATTCGGGGAATGATTTTCTTCGTTGGCTTGGGATTGTTGTATTTCTTGTTCACGCTCTTTGTGGAATATTTTCTTTGGCTCAAGCCAATGGGAAGAACACTTTTGTTTTTGACTTTTATTTTTGTTGAAATTTTCCTTTTGTTCCGGTTTATTTTGTTTCCAATCTTTAAATTATTTAAGCTTCAAAAAGGAATTGATTACAAAGAAGCCTCTGCCATCATTGGAAATCATTTCACGGAAGTAAGTGACAAATTGACGAATTTCCTTCAATTATCGAATGACGAAAATCAATCCGAATTGTTATTGGCTTCTATAGAACAAAAAGCAAATTCTTTGCAGCCTATACCTTTTGGAAACGCCATTAATTTTAATACCAATCGGAAATATTTGCCTTTGGCAATACTGCCGATTTTGTTTTTCGTTTTCTTTTATGTTTCCGGAAACAGCAAAATAATTTCTCAAAGTTTGAATAGGGTAGTGCATTTTAGAGATCAGTTTTTGCCACCTGCACCATTTGAATTCGTGATGCTGAACAGTAATTTGCAAACAGAACAAAATAAAGATTTCATCATTCGCATCAAGACCGAAGGAAAAATAGTTCCTGAAAATGCAATGATTTTTATTGGTGACGAAAGCTATTTTATGGAAACAACCAAACCTGGAGAGTTCCAATACAGAATTGAAAAGCCTTTATCCAATGTTTTGTTCCACGTGGAGGCGAATGCAGTTTCTTCTTCCGATTATGAATTGAATATGGTGACTGTTCCGTCGATTGCCAATTTTGAAATGATTTTAAATTTCCCTTATTACTTGAAAAAGAAACAGGAAATCATCAAAGGAAATGGAAACGCGATTCTTCCCGAAGGCACTCGCGTTACTTGGAGAATTAATACTTTGGCAACACAGAATGTAGTGTGGAAAGATTTGACTTCTAATTTGACTTTTGCCAAATCTGAAAACAATTTTACTTTATCGAAACAAATTTCTCAAAACACAGAATACCAAATCCTGACTTCGAATGCTAAAGTGAAGAACTACGAGAAATTGAATTACCAAATTTCGGTAATCAAAGATCAGTTTCCAACTATCAATGTAAACAACGCTCCGGATAGCCTTAAAATCGACAAAAACTATGTTTTAGGACAAATTTCCGATGATTACGGATTATCTAGGCTTCAGGTGGTTTATTATCCTAAAAACAAGCCTGAATTGGTTAAACGTGGAACAATAGCTGTCAAGTCAAATCTGTATGATCAGTTCATTTTTGCATTTCCAGGTTCGCTTCCGGTAGAGCAGGGAGTTTCTTATGAGTACTATTTTGAGGTTTTTGATAACGATGCGATTCATAATTTCAAAAGCACAAAATCTTCCGTTTTCTCGAATCGTATTGCTACAGATGATGAGAAAGAAGATCAACAATTCCAACAGCAAAACGAAAGCATTAATGGTTTGGAAAAATCATTAAAAAATCAGGACAAGCAAATTTCTGAAATGGATAAGTTGCAAAAATCTGGAAAAGAAAAAGACAATTTGGAGTTTAAAGACCAACAAAAAATTAATGATTTTATCAAGCGTCAAAATCAGCAGGATAAAATGATGAAGGAGTTTGCCGAGAAAATGAAAGAGAATTTAGATAAGTCTAAAACGGAAAAGAAAGATGAATTTAAAGAAGTGTTGCAAAAAAGACTTGAAAATGTAGATAAGGATTTAGAGAAAAATAAAAAATTATTGGACGAACTAAAAGAATTGAATGAAAAAATTCAACAGGAAGATTTGATGGAGAAAATGGATAAGTTCAAGCAAACTGCCAAAAATCAATCGAAGAGTTTAGAACAATTGGTTGAGCTGACCAAGAAATATTATGTTCAGAAAAAAGCAGAACAATTAAAAGATAAACTGGATAAATTGGCAGATAAGCAGGAAGATTTATCAAATCAAGACAAAGAAAACACCAAAGAAAACCAAGACGAAATCAATAAGGAATTTGATAAAGTTCAGGAGGATTTAAAGGAATTGGATAAGGAAAACAAAGAATTGAAAAAACCGTTAGATATTTCAACTGACCCAGCAAAAGAAAAAAGTATTGACGAAGATTTGAAAAAAGCTTCGGATGAATTGCAAAAGAAAAGTAAATCATCTGCCAAACCTAGACAAAAAAGTGCTGCCAAAAAGATGAAACAAATGTCTCAGAAAATGGAACAAAGTATGGAAGGTGGCGAAATGGAACAACTGGAAGAAGACATTGCGATGTTGCGCCAAGTTCTGGATAATCTTTTGGCTTTTTCATTTTCACAAGAAGATTTGATGGGTAAATTCAAAGGATATAAAATCGGTTCGCCTGCTTTTAATAAAGCTTTGAAAAACCAACAAGATTTAAAATTGCAGTTCAAACATATTGACGACAGCTTGTTTGCGATGTCTTTGCGTAACCCAAAAATTGGTGAAAACATCACTAAAGAAATTGGAAATGCACATTATAATTTGGATAAATCTTTAGAGACTTTGGCTGATGCTCAAGTTGCAAAAGGAGTTTCTCATCAGCAATACACCGTTTCTTCTGCTAATAAATTAGCTGATTTTCTAACGGATGTTCTGAATAATATGCAGATGCAAATGTCAGGAAGTATGGGTGGTGGTAAACCTAAAAAGGGACAAGGCGAAGGAATGCAATTGCCGGATATCATCAAGAAGCAGGAAGGTCTTGGAGAGAAGATGAAAGAAGGAATGAAGAAAGGTCAGAAGCCCGGACAAAAACAGGGCAATGAAGGCGAGAAAGGAAAGGATGGTAAAAGTGGTAAACAAGGTGGAGGATCCAATGGCGAAGATGGTGAAGATGGTGAAGGCGATGCAAAAGTAATTATGGAAATTTACAAAGAGCAAAAGCAATTGCGGGAAGCATTACAAAATGAACTAGAGAAGAAAGGACTTGGAGGAAACGGACAGAATGCTTTGGAACAAATGAAGCAGATCGAAAAGCAATTGTTGAACAAAGGTTTTAAGAATGATGTATTACAAAGAATCTTAAATGTGAAGCAGGAATTGCTGAAATTAAACACAGCAATTCAACAGCAAGGACAGGAAAATAAACGCCAAGCAGAAATAAATAAAAAGGAGTTTTCCAACCAAGCTAAACCCTTGCCATCCGCATTATTGGATTATTTAAATAGTATAGAAATATTAAATAGACAATCCTTACCTTTGCGCTCCATTTTTAATCAAAAAGTTCAAGAATATTTCAATAAAAAATGA
- the gltX gene encoding glutamate--tRNA ligase: MSQQVRVRFAPSPTGPLHIGGVRTALFNYLFAKKNNGVFFLRIEDTDQNRFVTGAEEYIMESLEWLGIAPDETIGKNEKFGPYKQSERKHLYKQYADELINSGWAYYAFDTAEALDLHRKQHEEQGKTFIYNHHNREKLDTSLVISAEETAQRIAAGEDYVIRFKTPVDETLHLKDIIRGDVKFETNLLDDKVLFKSDGMPTYHLANIVDDHLMETTHVIRGEEWLPSMPLHVLLYRAFGWEAPEFAHLPLILKPVGNGKLSKRDGDKLGFPVFPLEWKTEEGVSSGYREEGFFPEAVINFLALLGWNDGTEQELFTLKELVEKFDLSRVHKAGAKFDPEKNKWFNHQYLVKQNDTDLAKTFAPIVAEKGIDSYGMTKLEKIVSLIKERAHFVSEFWDLSDFFFVAPTSYDEKARKNWKEETPALMQELISVLGEITDFTSLNIETIVKDWLTKNEIGMGKVMQPFRLSLVGALKGPHLFDIAELIGKEETINRIEKAIATL; encoded by the coding sequence ATGTCACAACAAGTTCGAGTGCGTTTTGCACCAAGTCCAACGGGACCTTTACATATTGGTGGAGTGCGTACTGCCCTATTCAATTATTTGTTTGCCAAAAAAAACAACGGCGTTTTCTTTCTTCGAATAGAAGACACGGATCAAAATCGTTTTGTTACAGGTGCCGAAGAATATATTATGGAATCTTTAGAATGGTTAGGAATTGCTCCTGATGAAACTATTGGAAAGAATGAAAAATTTGGTCCTTACAAACAATCGGAAAGAAAGCATTTGTACAAGCAATATGCTGATGAATTAATCAATTCAGGTTGGGCATATTATGCTTTTGACACTGCCGAAGCTTTGGATTTGCATAGAAAACAACACGAAGAACAAGGAAAAACCTTTATCTATAATCATCATAACAGAGAAAAACTAGATACTTCTTTGGTCATTTCTGCCGAAGAAACAGCACAAAGAATTGCTGCTGGCGAAGATTATGTGATTCGTTTTAAGACTCCGGTTGACGAAACTTTGCATTTGAAAGACATCATTCGTGGAGATGTAAAATTCGAAACCAATCTTTTGGACGATAAAGTATTGTTCAAAAGTGACGGAATGCCAACCTATCATTTGGCGAATATTGTCGATGATCATTTAATGGAAACGACTCACGTGATTCGTGGTGAAGAATGGTTGCCGTCAATGCCATTACACGTTTTGTTGTACCGAGCCTTTGGTTGGGAAGCACCAGAATTTGCCCATTTACCATTGATTTTGAAACCGGTTGGAAATGGAAAATTATCCAAACGTGATGGGGATAAATTAGGATTTCCAGTTTTCCCATTAGAATGGAAAACCGAAGAAGGCGTTTCTTCCGGTTATAGAGAAGAAGGATTCTTTCCTGAAGCTGTAATCAACTTCCTGGCATTATTGGGATGGAATGACGGAACAGAGCAAGAGTTGTTTACGTTGAAAGAATTAGTTGAAAAATTTGATTTGAGCAGAGTGCATAAAGCCGGAGCTAAATTTGACCCAGAAAAAAACAAATGGTTCAATCATCAATATTTGGTGAAGCAAAATGATACTGATTTGGCAAAAACCTTTGCTCCTATTGTCGCTGAAAAAGGCATAGATTCCTACGGAATGACAAAATTGGAAAAAATAGTTTCATTAATAAAAGAACGAGCTCATTTCGTTTCAGAATTTTGGGACTTGAGTGATTTCTTTTTTGTAGCTCCAACGTCTTATGATGAAAAAGCAAGAAAAAATTGGAAAGAGGAAACACCCGCTTTGATGCAGGAATTGATTTCGGTTCTTGGAGAAATAACTGATTTTACTTCTTTAAATATCGAAACCATCGTGAAAGACTGGTTGACAAAAAACGAAATTGGAATGGGAAAAGTAATGCAACCCTTCCGTTTGAGTTTGGTTGGAGCTTTGAAAGGGCCTCACCTATTTGACATTGCGGAACTCATTGGAAAAGAAGAAACGATAAATAGAATTGAAAAAGCAATAGCTACTTTATAA
- a CDS encoding PorT family protein, with translation MKKIAFSIAFLLIATAGLAQYKYRDSNRIGIFGGLNQFTLNTNNFETKPEMGWNAGLSMRGNFYNDWDMVYAMQFSENNFSVATNSLLLFNEDVNYKLASAQVSLQLSYKIVENHLSIEFGPLVQINGKLKVESGKENNIITGTTLLAKDIVDISKFNFYPTVGITAGVKHVRLNVSYQYGVNNMLGNLNNKNLGVNFKGNPGIANANLILYL, from the coding sequence ATGAAAAAGATAGCTTTTAGTATTGCTTTTCTCTTAATTGCAACAGCAGGTTTGGCACAATACAAGTACAGAGATTCTAACAGAATAGGAATTTTTGGTGGGTTAAATCAATTTACATTGAACACCAATAATTTTGAAACCAAACCAGAAATGGGGTGGAATGCAGGACTTTCTATGAGAGGTAATTTCTATAACGATTGGGATATGGTCTATGCGATGCAGTTTAGCGAAAACAATTTTTCAGTGGCTACAAATTCTCTTCTTTTGTTCAATGAAGATGTAAATTACAAGTTGGCATCAGCTCAAGTTTCTTTACAATTGAGTTATAAAATTGTCGAAAATCATTTGAGTATAGAGTTTGGTCCTTTGGTTCAAATTAACGGAAAGCTTAAGGTAGAATCGGGTAAAGAAAACAATATTATAACAGGGACAACTTTATTAGCTAAAGATATTGTCGATATTTCTAAATTTAATTTTTATCCAACAGTTGGAATTACAGCAGGAGTAAAGCACGTTCGTTTGAATGTTTCCTATCAATATGGCGTCAATAATATGTTGGGTAATTTAAACAACAAAAATTTAGGAGTCAATTTTAAAGGAAATCCTGGAATTGCAAATGCTAATTTGATATTGTATTTATAA
- a CDS encoding SPFH domain-containing protein produces MNPLLIFIIVFGLFIFLSSFFTVKQQTAVIIERFGKFLSIRQSGLQLKIPLIDRIAGRVNLKIQQLDVIIETKTKDNVFVKLKVSVQFMVVKETVYDAFYKLEYPHDQITSYVFDVVRAEVPKLKLDDVFERKDDIAIAVKRELNEAMTTYGYTIINTLVTDIDPDIQVKNAMNRINAADREKTVAEFEAEASRIRIVAKAQAEAESKKLQGQGIADQRREIARGLVESVDVLNKVGINSQEASALIVVTQHYDTLQAIGADTNSNLILLPNSPQAGSDMLNNMVASFSASNQVGEMMKKTKRSKPTITDNTPDYQELQAPEEPEEEV; encoded by the coding sequence ATGAATCCATTATTAATTTTTATTATTGTTTTTGGTCTTTTTATTTTTCTATCTTCTTTTTTTACTGTCAAACAACAAACAGCTGTTATTATCGAACGATTTGGAAAATTTTTAAGCATCCGCCAATCTGGACTACAACTCAAAATTCCGTTGATTGATAGAATTGCAGGACGTGTGAATTTAAAAATTCAACAATTAGATGTTATTATTGAAACCAAGACTAAAGACAATGTTTTTGTAAAACTTAAGGTTTCTGTACAGTTTATGGTTGTAAAAGAAACGGTTTATGACGCTTTCTACAAACTGGAATATCCTCACGATCAAATCACATCGTATGTTTTTGACGTAGTTCGTGCCGAAGTTCCAAAACTAAAATTAGACGATGTTTTTGAAAGAAAAGACGATATTGCTATTGCTGTAAAAAGAGAATTGAACGAAGCCATGACCACTTATGGTTATACGATTATCAATACATTGGTTACGGATATTGATCCAGATATTCAGGTAAAAAATGCGATGAATAGAATTAATGCTGCCGATAGAGAAAAAACCGTAGCTGAATTTGAAGCCGAAGCCTCTAGAATTAGAATTGTTGCCAAAGCACAAGCAGAAGCCGAAAGTAAAAAACTACAAGGACAAGGAATCGCCGATCAAAGACGTGAAATTGCTCGTGGATTGGTAGAAAGTGTAGATGTTTTGAACAAAGTAGGCATCAATTCGCAAGAAGCTTCGGCATTGATTGTGGTGACGCAGCATTATGATACTTTACAAGCCATTGGAGCTGATACGAATTCTAATTTGATATTATTGCCCAATTCGCCTCAAGCTGGAAGTGATATGTTGAATAATATGGTAGCTTCATTCTCTGCTTCGAACCAAGTAGGCGAAATGATGAAGAAAACCAAAAGAAGCAAACCAACAATAACTGACAATACTCCAGATTATCAAGAACTTCAAGCACCAGAAGAACCTGAAGAAGAGGTTTAA
- a CDS encoding DUF6327 family protein produces the protein MEKKRYSSYAQIEKELEILKIEKELNIQRIILNVHHVKDGLSPINIIKEILGDYKSIISNHSGTIFNIALPFLISWFRKRKRGN, from the coding sequence ATGGAAAAGAAGAGATATTCATCCTACGCACAAATAGAAAAGGAATTAGAAATTCTGAAAATAGAAAAGGAGTTAAATATTCAAAGAATTATTTTAAATGTTCATCATGTTAAAGATGGCTTATCTCCAATAAATATAATAAAAGAGATTTTAGGAGATTATAAATCCATTATATCCAATCATTCAGGAACGATATTTAACATAGCACTTCCATTTTTAATCAGTTGGTTTAGAAAACGAAAAAGAGGCAATTAA
- a CDS encoding competence protein, with product MAFEELKENTEEIQKEAQSYIDNTAKYYKLRAFKLAMKSTTMILKFALIAITLTMVLFFCSIAAAFAIGNAIGSYALGFLIIAGFYLVTTGLLFLIKDKIVEGPILEKFSEIFFND from the coding sequence ATGGCTTTTGAAGAACTAAAAGAAAACACCGAAGAAATTCAAAAGGAAGCACAATCCTATATTGATAATACTGCAAAATACTATAAGTTGCGAGCTTTTAAACTAGCAATGAAATCAACTACCATGATTTTGAAATTTGCATTAATTGCAATTACATTGACCATGGTTTTGTTCTTTTGTTCGATTGCTGCGGCTTTTGCTATTGGAAATGCAATAGGTAGTTATGCCTTGGGATTTCTTATCATTGCTGGATTTTATTTAGTTACCACTGGTCTTTTATTTTTAATTAAAGACAAAATAGTAGAAGGACCAATTTTAGAAAAATTTTCAGAAATCTTTTTTAATGATTAA
- a CDS encoding YtxH domain-containing protein: MSNNTGNSALALLVGAAIGVGVGILFAPDKGSKTREKIKEGFDEAKDNLKHKYEDVTQQLRNKFSGAQKHSLEETYEHMVSSASDKTEDVISFLEKKLADLKKQTANHS, from the coding sequence ATGTCAAATAACACAGGAAATTCAGCATTGGCACTTTTAGTAGGTGCAGCGATAGGAGTAGGAGTAGGGATTTTATTTGCTCCAGATAAAGGTTCAAAAACCAGAGAAAAAATTAAAGAAGGTTTTGATGAAGCCAAAGACAATTTAAAGCACAAATACGAAGATGTAACCCAGCAGTTAAGAAATAAATTTTCAGGTGCACAAAAACACAGTTTAGAGGAAACGTATGAACACATGGTTTCTAGTGCGAGTGATAAAACGGAAGATGTTATTTCTTTTTTAGAAAAAAAATTGGCTGATTTGAAAAAACAAACTGCTAATCATAGCTAA
- a CDS encoding glutamine--tRNA ligase/YqeY domain fusion protein, whose amino-acid sequence MSTEEKSLHFIEQILEDSLTSGFPQANLRFRFPPEPNGYLHIGHAKSICLNFGLGLKYNAPVNLRFDDTNPANEEQEYVDAIKEDLQWLGFKWAEERYASDYFQQLYDWAILMIKNGKAYVDSQSSEDMASQKGTPTQPGVDGPYRNRSVEENLTLFEGMKNGDFPEGSHVLRAKIDMASTNMLMRDPLMYRVLHRHHHRTGNDWKIYPMYDYAHGESDYIEQISHSICTLEFVMHRELYNWFLDQIYDDKKVKPHQYEFARLNLNYTVMSKRKLLQLVQENIVNGWDDPRMPTISGLRRRGYTANSIRKFCDIIGVAKRENVIDVSLLEFCLREDLNKTAPRVMAVLDPVKVIITNYSEGNEELLDAENNQEDENAGFRKVPFSKELYIEREDFLEVAPAKFFRLSIGNEVRLKNAYIIKGESVVKDSAGNITEIHVTYDTDSLSGSGSEASKRKVAGTLHWVSIQHAVEAEVRLYDRLFIDEAPDSHKEKNFLDFMNSNSLQIVKGFVEPSLATAKSGDKFQFQRLGYFNVDKDSTDSKLVFNKTVGLKDAWEEKGKKEENSINNALKEINKYFKVATREERIAIRKAIGETLAGIVNYSLLQNSFKKNINNNKSSLLFAQLILKYSSLKSADFEKEDVTKLYLMSLRSESSFVRSRALLNLRDYDSYLINSFREEILKLKSNPPKNTTDREMEFIEQVLNK is encoded by the coding sequence ATGTCAACCGAAGAGAAATCACTTCATTTTATAGAACAAATCCTAGAAGACAGTTTAACAAGTGGTTTTCCTCAAGCCAATTTACGTTTCCGTTTTCCGCCAGAACCTAATGGATATTTACACATTGGTCACGCCAAATCCATTTGTTTGAATTTTGGTTTGGGTTTAAAGTACAATGCGCCAGTTAATTTACGTTTTGACGATACCAATCCGGCGAATGAAGAGCAAGAATATGTTGATGCTATTAAAGAAGATTTGCAATGGTTGGGCTTCAAATGGGCCGAAGAACGTTATGCTTCTGATTATTTTCAGCAGTTGTACGATTGGGCAATTCTAATGATTAAAAACGGAAAAGCTTATGTTGACAGTCAATCTTCTGAAGATATGGCGAGTCAAAAAGGAACTCCGACTCAACCTGGCGTTGATGGACCATACAGAAATCGTTCGGTTGAAGAAAATTTGACTTTGTTTGAAGGAATGAAAAATGGAGATTTCCCAGAAGGAAGTCATGTTTTAAGAGCTAAAATTGATATGGCTTCGACTAATATGCTCATGCGTGATCCTTTGATGTACAGAGTGTTGCACCGTCACCATCATAGAACAGGAAACGATTGGAAAATCTATCCAATGTATGATTATGCACACGGCGAAAGTGATTATATCGAGCAAATTTCACATTCCATTTGTACCTTGGAATTTGTGATGCACAGAGAATTATACAATTGGTTTTTAGACCAGATTTATGATGATAAAAAGGTAAAACCACACCAATATGAATTTGCGCGTTTGAACCTGAATTATACGGTGATGAGTAAGCGAAAACTATTGCAATTGGTTCAGGAAAATATAGTTAACGGTTGGGATGATCCTAGAATGCCAACGATTTCAGGATTACGAAGAAGAGGTTATACCGCCAATTCTATTCGTAAATTCTGTGATATTATTGGTGTTGCCAAGAGAGAAAATGTGATTGATGTTTCACTTTTGGAGTTTTGTTTGCGTGAAGATTTGAACAAAACGGCTCCAAGAGTTATGGCTGTTTTAGATCCAGTAAAAGTAATTATTACCAATTATTCAGAAGGAAATGAAGAACTTTTGGATGCCGAAAACAATCAGGAAGATGAGAATGCGGGTTTCAGAAAAGTTCCTTTTTCGAAGGAATTGTACATCGAAAGAGAAGACTTTTTAGAAGTCGCTCCGGCTAAATTTTTCCGTTTGTCTATTGGAAATGAAGTGCGTTTGAAAAATGCGTATATCATTAAAGGAGAATCTGTTGTAAAAGATTCAGCTGGAAATATTACTGAAATTCATGTGACTTATGATACCGATTCTTTGAGCGGAAGTGGGAGTGAAGCCTCTAAAAGAAAAGTGGCAGGAACCTTGCATTGGGTTTCTATCCAACACGCTGTGGAAGCCGAAGTACGTTTGTATGACCGTCTTTTTATTGACGAAGCACCAGACAGTCACAAGGAGAAAAACTTCCTTGATTTTATGAATTCCAATTCCTTGCAAATCGTGAAAGGATTTGTAGAACCAAGTCTTGCTACAGCAAAATCAGGAGATAAATTTCAGTTCCAACGTTTGGGTTATTTCAATGTTGATAAGGATTCAACTGATTCTAAATTAGTATTTAACAAAACGGTTGGACTTAAAGATGCCTGGGAAGAAAAAGGTAAAAAAGAGGAAAATAGTATTAACAATGCTTTAAAAGAAATCAATAAATATTTCAAAGTTGCTACAAGAGAAGAACGTATTGCTATCAGAAAAGCAATAGGAGAAACTTTAGCCGGAATTGTGAATTACAGTTTATTGCAAAATTCTTTCAAAAAGAACATCAACAACAACAAAAGTTCTTTGTTGTTTGCCCAACTGATTTTGAAATATTCCAGTTTAAAATCGGCTGATTTTGAAAAAGAAGATGTTACTAAATTGTACTTAATGTCATTACGAAGTGAATCATCATTTGTTCGTTCGAGAGCACTTTTGAATTTACGAGATTATGATTCATATTTAATAAATTCCTTTAGAGAAGAAATTTTGAAACTAAAATCCAATCCTCCGAAAAATACAACTGATAGAGAAATGGAATTTATTGAACAAGTTTTAAATAAATAA
- the folB gene encoding dihydroneopterin aldolase produces the protein MGIIKLKNIRTYSYHGCLIEESKIGSDYLVDLEIKADLEESAISDDLKDTVDYVHLNHIVVEEMAIRSNLLEHVAQRIIKRIFNEIETVSKIKLGVSKLNPPIGGDVEAVTIEMKENRK, from the coding sequence ATGGGAATTATAAAACTAAAAAATATCCGTACTTACTCGTATCACGGCTGTTTGATTGAAGAATCAAAAATTGGTTCGGATTACTTGGTAGATTTAGAAATAAAAGCTGATTTAGAGGAATCTGCAATTAGTGATGATTTAAAAGATACGGTAGATTATGTGCATTTGAACCACATTGTTGTAGAAGAAATGGCTATTCGATCCAATTTATTAGAGCATGTTGCACAACGAATCATCAAAAGAATTTTTAATGAAATTGAAACAGTTTCTAAAATCAAATTAGGAGTTTCAAAATTGAATCCGCCTATTGGTGGTGATGTTGAAGCGGTTACGATTGAAATGAAAGAAAATAGAAAATAA
- a CDS encoding LysE family translocator: protein MINDILSGIPWGIFLSFMIGPVFFILLETSIIKGFRAALVFDLGVVLGDIIFIAIAYLGSYRLIKSLEDNSALFMFGGILMLAYGVISYISLHKEKNINTKKIDNEILKKDYIGLFIKGFFLNIINIGVLGFWLAVIISVGPKLEMENSRMLTFFITVIITYLLVDCIKIVLAKQLKTKLTPTNILKIKKIISIVLMVFGVALIVQGWFPKEKEKLKDALERIDK, encoded by the coding sequence ATGATAAACGATATTTTATCAGGAATTCCGTGGGGAATTTTTTTAAGTTTTATGATAGGCCCTGTTTTTTTTATATTACTAGAAACTAGTATTATAAAAGGATTCAGGGCTGCTTTAGTCTTTGATTTAGGCGTAGTTTTAGGCGATATTATTTTTATCGCCATTGCTTATTTAGGAAGTTATCGATTGATAAAAAGTCTGGAAGATAATTCGGCTTTGTTTATGTTTGGCGGTATATTAATGCTGGCTTACGGTGTTATTTCATACATAAGTTTGCATAAAGAAAAGAATATAAATACCAAAAAAATAGACAACGAAATCCTCAAAAAAGACTATATAGGTTTATTTATAAAAGGCTTTTTTCTGAATATTATCAACATTGGAGTATTGGGATTTTGGCTAGCTGTTATTATTTCGGTTGGACCAAAATTAGAAATGGAAAACTCACGAATGTTGACTTTTTTCATCACTGTAATTATCACTTATTTACTAGTCGATTGTATTAAAATAGTATTAGCCAAACAATTAAAAACGAAACTGACTCCAACTAATATTCTTAAAATTAAGAAAATAATCAGTATTGTTTTGATGGTTTTTGGAGTAGCTTTAATTGTTCAAGGCTGGTTCCCAAAAGAAAAAGAGAAGTTGAAAGATGCTTTGGAAAGGATTGATAAGTAA